A window of Mucilaginibacter paludis DSM 18603 contains these coding sequences:
- a CDS encoding N-acetylmuramoyl-L-alanine amidase family protein, with protein MSPLLFLFHSGSGQIANPVKKDSTVSSGFKLRTVVVDAGHGGHTGAAGAYSTEEGVTLALAFKLQKAIEKNLPDIKVVMTRTTTANVPWQTRSDIANNNKGDLFISLHCNSLADRIVVSHGRRIRVPDKSGRGVLVLVYGFHRDKEEAAALRENLFEEKDGQGSNSGFDPNDPTAMILLNAFKAKYRKNSIRFANLVNNEFVDTDGRHSDGVKEQGILVLCHSAMPAVLIETGFINNPIDEDYLNSEDGQNEIVASIVRALTEYKKEVE; from the coding sequence TTGTCACCATTACTTTTTTTATTCCACTCTGGTTCGGGCCAAATTGCCAATCCTGTTAAAAAAGACAGCACTGTAAGTTCTGGCTTTAAATTACGTACGGTAGTTGTTGATGCCGGCCATGGCGGCCATACCGGCGCCGCAGGAGCATATTCTACTGAAGAAGGTGTAACGCTTGCGTTGGCATTTAAATTGCAGAAAGCCATCGAAAAAAATCTGCCGGATATTAAGGTTGTGATGACGCGGACCACAACCGCCAACGTACCCTGGCAAACAAGATCAGATATTGCGAACAATAACAAGGGAGATTTGTTCATATCGTTACACTGCAATTCATTAGCCGACAGAATTGTAGTTAGCCATGGCAGAAGAATCCGCGTACCCGACAAGTCTGGCCGTGGTGTGCTTGTACTGGTTTATGGTTTTCACCGCGATAAGGAAGAGGCAGCTGCCCTGCGTGAAAACTTATTTGAAGAAAAGGACGGGCAGGGTTCAAATTCGGGCTTTGACCCGAACGACCCGACAGCGATGATATTGCTGAATGCTTTTAAAGCTAAGTATCGTAAAAACAGCATTCGTTTTGCAAATTTGGTAAATAACGAATTTGTTGATACCGATGGCCGCCACAGCGATGGTGTGAAAGAACAAGGTATATTGGTGTTATGCCACAGCGCTATGCCGGCGGTGTTAATTGAAACTGGCTTTATCAATAACCCAATTGACGAGGATTACTTAAACTCGGAAGATGGACAGAATGAAATTGTGGCATCGATAGTGAGAGCACTTACAGAATATAAAAAAGAAGTAGAATAA
- the iscU gene encoding Fe-S cluster assembly scaffold IscU, translating into MAYSDKVIDHYTHPRNVGTLDKSKNSVGTGLVGAPECGDVMRLQIEVNEDNVITDAKFKTFGCGSAIASSSLATEWLKGKSIDDAMKIDNMDIVEELALPPVKIHCSVLAEDAIKAAINDYRIKNGMEALVSEKSHH; encoded by the coding sequence ATGGCTTATTCAGATAAAGTAATTGATCATTATACGCACCCACGCAACGTAGGTACTTTAGATAAAAGTAAAAACAGCGTAGGCACAGGCCTTGTTGGCGCACCAGAATGCGGCGATGTTATGCGCCTTCAGATTGAAGTTAACGAAGATAACGTAATCACAGATGCCAAATTTAAAACGTTTGGTTGCGGATCTGCAATTGCATCATCGTCATTAGCTACAGAGTGGTTAAAAGGTAAAAGCATCGACGATGCCATGAAAATTGACAATATGGATATTGTTGAGGAGTTAGCATTACCTCCGGTAAAAATACACTGCTCTGTTTTAGCAGAAGATGCCATTAAGGCAGCTATTAACGATTACCGTATTAAAAACGGAATGGAAGCATTAGTGAGCGAAAAATCGCATCATTAA
- a CDS encoding competence/damage-inducible protein A — protein sequence MLAEIITIGDEILIGQIVDTNSAWIAQQLNAVGIRVKQISSVSDNSQHIIDALREAKNRADIILITGGLGPTKDDITKTTLAGYFNVGMVQNEEALQNVARIFAKYNRPLLDVNIKQAEVPANCEIILNQNGTAPGMWFNHDGKIYVSMPGVPHEMMYMMEEAVIPKLKETFNLPVILHKTILTVGEGESFLAEKIADIEDALPAHIKLAYLPKLGSVRLRLSAYGENENDLQNQVDTYASQIINRVGKNVVTDKDVPIEKAILDEMEVADLTLSVAESCTGGYISHLFTQHPGSSKVFLGGAISYAYELKESMLGVKNETLWANGAVSEQTVIEMVEGALLNFKSSYAIAVTGIAGPDGGTQDKPVGTVWIAVAKQGKTVARKFIFGNKRIQNIERTAITAMGMLINLLRENS from the coding sequence ATGCTTGCAGAAATTATTACCATTGGCGACGAGATACTGATAGGGCAGATTGTTGATACCAATTCGGCCTGGATAGCCCAGCAACTCAATGCGGTTGGCATCCGTGTTAAACAGATCAGCTCGGTTTCTGATAACAGCCAGCACATCATCGACGCGCTAAGGGAGGCGAAGAACCGCGCTGATATCATATTAATAACAGGTGGTTTGGGCCCTACCAAAGACGATATTACCAAAACCACACTTGCTGGTTATTTTAATGTAGGGATGGTGCAGAATGAAGAAGCCCTGCAAAATGTAGCCCGTATTTTTGCCAAGTACAACCGCCCCCTGCTCGATGTGAATATCAAACAGGCCGAAGTGCCGGCAAATTGTGAAATTATATTGAATCAAAACGGCACGGCGCCAGGCATGTGGTTTAACCACGATGGAAAAATTTATGTTTCTATGCCCGGAGTACCGCACGAGATGATGTACATGATGGAAGAGGCTGTTATACCTAAATTGAAGGAGACCTTTAATTTACCGGTTATATTGCATAAAACCATTTTAACTGTAGGCGAAGGCGAATCGTTTTTAGCAGAAAAAATAGCAGATATAGAAGATGCTTTGCCCGCCCATATCAAACTGGCATATTTGCCTAAGTTAGGCTCTGTAAGGTTACGGCTTAGCGCCTACGGCGAAAATGAAAACGATTTGCAAAACCAAGTTGATACATACGCCAGCCAAATTATTAACCGGGTTGGCAAAAATGTGGTAACCGATAAGGATGTGCCTATCGAAAAGGCCATATTAGACGAGATGGAAGTTGCTGATCTGACTTTATCAGTTGCGGAAAGTTGTACGGGCGGTTACATTTCGCATTTGTTTACCCAGCATCCGGGTTCGTCCAAAGTGTTTTTGGGCGGTGCTATTTCATACGCGTATGAGCTGAAAGAAAGTATGCTTGGCGTAAAAAATGAAACGCTTTGGGCTAATGGCGCCGTGAGCGAACAAACCGTTATTGAAATGGTTGAAGGCGCTTTGCTCAACTTTAAATCGAGCTATGCTATTGCCGTTACCGGGATAGCCGGGCCCGATGGCGGAACGCAGGATAAACCCGTAGGTACCGTTTGGATTGCAGTGGCCAAGCAAGGTAAAACGGTAGCGAGGAAATTTATTTTTGGTAATAAACGGATACAAAACATTGAGCGAACGGCAATTACAGCTATGGGTATGTTGATCAATTTACTCAGGGAAAATTCGTAA
- a CDS encoding DinB family protein — protein sequence MQRYFKRLFEYDKWAGHILLSKFEKQFPQNERIYQLFSHLLSAQLIWLDRCIGAPQKAIIWGERLPEEMRNDLEIYHQAWVEFIDQLQPDDFDKNITYTNSKGDTFTTRLSDIMTHVINHGTHHRGSIITLMKEEGFVLPNIDFITYAR from the coding sequence ATGCAACGATATTTTAAACGACTCTTTGAATACGATAAATGGGCAGGCCATATTTTGCTATCCAAATTTGAAAAGCAGTTTCCTCAAAACGAGCGCATATACCAATTGTTTTCACACTTGTTATCGGCCCAGCTTATCTGGCTCGACAGGTGTATTGGTGCTCCGCAAAAGGCTATAATATGGGGCGAACGTTTGCCCGAAGAGATGAGGAACGATCTGGAAATTTACCACCAGGCCTGGGTAGAATTTATTGATCAGCTACAGCCTGATGATTTTGACAAGAACATTACTTATACCAATTCAAAAGGTGATACTTTTACCACACGGCTATCTGATATTATGACACATGTAATCAACCATGGTACGCATCACCGTGGATCAATCATCACTTTGATGAAAGAAGAAGGGTTTGTGCTACCTAATATTGATTTTATTACTTATGCGAGATAA
- the mce gene encoding methylmalonyl-CoA epimerase produces the protein MMNKIEHIGIAVRDITEAGGIYQRLLNTDVYKTELVNNEYVNTAFLQVGPNKIELLQATSADSVIAKFIEKKGEGLHHIAFEVDDIVSEMERLKADGFTLLSDAPKAGADNKLVCFVHPKDAKGVLIELCQEIPGV, from the coding sequence ATGATGAATAAAATAGAACATATCGGCATAGCCGTACGCGATATAACCGAGGCTGGAGGCATCTATCAACGGCTTTTAAATACCGATGTATATAAAACAGAGTTAGTTAATAATGAGTATGTTAACACCGCTTTTTTGCAGGTTGGCCCCAATAAAATCGAGTTGCTGCAGGCTACTTCGGCCGATAGCGTCATTGCCAAATTTATTGAAAAAAAGGGAGAGGGCCTGCATCATATCGCATTTGAAGTTGACGACATTGTATCAGAGATGGAGCGTTTAAAGGCAGACGGTTTTACACTTTTAAGCGATGCACCTAAGGCAGGGGCAGATAATAAACTGGTTTGTTTTGTACATCCCAAAGATGCCAAAGGGGTATTGATAGAGCTTTGTCAGGAAATACCTGGTGTATAA
- a CDS encoding helix-hairpin-helix domain-containing protein: MKTPKLDLEDSEKYLLKKAGITLPEITSYAPDELCIILKTTEQRAREINALVNFQNIPSIGPKFARDLIALGYYSLNQLKDKNGAELFDAHQQFIGTKTDPCVEDQFRLVVYYANNPGSNKQWWDFTSERKAYRGGSS, translated from the coding sequence ATGAAAACTCCTAAACTTGATCTTGAAGACAGTGAAAAATACCTGCTTAAAAAAGCAGGTATAACACTCCCCGAGATTACCAGCTACGCTCCGGATGAACTTTGTATAATACTAAAAACAACAGAACAACGCGCAAGGGAAATCAATGCCCTGGTTAATTTTCAAAATATCCCATCAATTGGGCCCAAATTTGCCCGCGACCTGATAGCTTTGGGTTATTACTCCCTCAATCAGCTTAAAGATAAAAATGGAGCCGAGCTGTTTGATGCACACCAACAATTTATAGGTACCAAAACCGATCCCTGTGTTGAAGATCAATTCCGGTTAGTGGTTTACTATGCCAATAATCCGGGTAGCAACAAACAGTGGTGGGATTTTACAAGCGAAAGAAAGGCTTACAGAGGCGGAAGTTCTTAG
- a CDS encoding dihydrolipoamide acetyltransferase family protein codes for MALYKLLLPKMGESVAEATIIKWNKAIGDRVEMDDTVMEIATDKVDSEVPSPVSGKLIEQLCKEEEVVQVGSVIAVIETEEPANYIQNGTAPAEEIIALAETDAKKENDAHKSNEVGGSAAEQPNPVVAYSAVVKEDASFPETLSLPGIDQLPAGTPVAQTSGNRFYSPLVRNIATQEKVSAAELDAIPGSGADGRLTKDDLLNYINNRNNMPPAPAIAEEVPVAEPAGATVQEPVEAPVKPEVKEPQPAPVKAAPVAPKPDAPAMAPSQSLSGGDEIIEMDRMRRLIADHMVMSVHTSPHVTSFVEADVTNLVAWRENIKDAFEQREGTKITFTPIFIEAVARAIKDMPLINVSVNGTQIIKKKDINIGMATALPSGNLIVPVIRKADELNLIGLSKAVNDLSSRARLNKLQPGEVKDGTFTITNVGSFGNVMGTPIINQPQVAILAVGAIKKKPAVIETPEGDVIAIRHMMFLSLSYDHRVVDGALGGSFVRRVADYLEAWDINRSF; via the coding sequence ATGGCTCTATATAAACTGCTTTTGCCGAAAATGGGAGAGAGTGTTGCCGAAGCAACCATTATTAAATGGAACAAAGCTATAGGCGACCGCGTTGAGATGGACGATACGGTAATGGAGATAGCTACTGATAAGGTTGACTCCGAAGTGCCATCACCAGTTTCGGGCAAATTGATCGAACAACTTTGTAAAGAGGAGGAGGTTGTTCAGGTTGGCTCTGTCATTGCTGTTATTGAAACAGAAGAGCCTGCCAATTACATACAAAATGGCACTGCGCCAGCCGAAGAAATTATTGCTTTAGCCGAAACTGACGCAAAAAAGGAAAACGATGCCCACAAAAGTAACGAGGTAGGCGGTAGTGCTGCAGAGCAACCAAACCCAGTTGTGGCATACAGTGCCGTTGTTAAGGAAGATGCCTCGTTTCCGGAAACGCTGTCGTTACCGGGTATTGATCAGCTCCCAGCGGGCACACCGGTTGCGCAAACATCAGGTAACAGGTTTTATTCGCCATTGGTTAGAAACATAGCTACGCAAGAAAAGGTAAGTGCCGCTGAACTTGACGCTATCCCCGGCAGTGGTGCTGATGGGCGTTTAACTAAAGACGATCTTTTAAATTATATCAACAACCGGAACAATATGCCCCCTGCCCCTGCTATTGCTGAAGAAGTACCTGTTGCAGAGCCGGCTGGAGCAACTGTGCAAGAACCTGTAGAGGCTCCCGTTAAGCCAGAGGTTAAAGAACCCCAGCCAGCACCGGTTAAGGCAGCTCCCGTTGCTCCAAAACCTGATGCACCAGCAATGGCACCTTCGCAGTCGCTTAGCGGGGGCGACGAGATTATTGAAATGGACCGCATGCGTCGCTTAATTGCGGACCACATGGTAATGAGCGTACATACCTCTCCGCACGTTACGTCATTTGTTGAGGCGGATGTAACTAATCTTGTTGCATGGCGCGAAAATATCAAGGATGCTTTTGAACAGCGCGAAGGAACTAAAATTACTTTTACCCCCATATTTATAGAGGCGGTTGCAAGGGCTATTAAAGATATGCCCTTGATCAATGTATCAGTTAACGGTACACAGATCATCAAAAAGAAAGATATTAACATAGGTATGGCCACGGCTTTGCCAAGCGGAAACCTGATAGTTCCGGTGATACGTAAAGCCGATGAATTGAATTTGATTGGCTTGAGTAAAGCCGTTAACGATTTATCCAGCAGGGCGCGCCTTAATAAATTACAACCTGGCGAAGTTAAGGATGGCACGTTCACCATTACTAACGTAGGCTCTTTCGGCAATGTGATGGGTACGCCTATTATCAACCAGCCACAAGTTGCTATACTGGCGGTAGGCGCCATTAAAAAGAAGCCAGCGGTTATTGAAACGCCCGAAGGCGATGTAATAGCTATAAGGCACATGATGTTCTTGTCGCTCTCTTATGATCATCGCGTGGTAGATGGAGCTTTAGGAGGATCATTTGTTCGCCGTGTGGCGGATTACCTGGAAGCGTGGGATATAAACAGGAGTTTTTGA
- a CDS encoding MlaD family protein, with translation MKISNETKIGALTVISLAILILGYSFLKGNDVFTTENKFYALYNDVSGLAVSKPVLVNGFPIGRVSKMELKPDGRTQVEFKIQQKYDIPKNTLAKLEGTDLLGSKAIIFELGDSKEMAENKDTLRAFVKGGLAESLQPVQKKAELIIGKMDSILTSVNAIMNPRFQKNVDRSFNSIANTLQSLEGTTQKVDALVGKQSVRINNILANVESISANLKSSNVYLTGTLANFNKISDDVAKSNIKQTLDNANKAVADLQNTIAKINNGQGSLGLLLNDDKMYNNLRDASANLNNLFIDIKAHPKSYVSFSVFGGGKKKD, from the coding sequence TTGAAAATATCAAACGAAACCAAAATAGGCGCATTAACGGTAATATCATTAGCCATATTGATACTTGGGTACAGCTTTTTAAAAGGCAATGATGTTTTTACAACCGAAAATAAGTTTTATGCTCTTTACAATGATGTATCTGGCTTAGCTGTATCAAAACCTGTGTTGGTAAATGGTTTCCCTATAGGTCGCGTATCCAAGATGGAGCTAAAACCGGATGGCCGTACGCAGGTTGAATTTAAAATTCAGCAAAAATACGATATCCCCAAAAACACACTGGCCAAATTGGAAGGCACCGATTTGCTGGGCAGCAAAGCCATTATATTTGAATTAGGCGATAGCAAAGAGATGGCCGAAAACAAAGATACCTTGAGAGCATTTGTAAAAGGCGGACTGGCCGAAAGCCTGCAACCTGTACAAAAAAAGGCCGAATTGATTATCGGCAAAATGGATTCTATCCTGACATCGGTAAACGCCATCATGAATCCCAGGTTTCAAAAAAACGTTGACAGGAGCTTTAACAGCATTGCTAACACCTTACAATCTTTAGAAGGTACTACCCAAAAAGTTGATGCCCTGGTTGGTAAACAAAGTGTACGCATCAACAATATTTTAGCCAATGTGGAATCCATATCGGCAAACCTGAAGAGCAGCAACGTTTATTTAACCGGCACCTTAGCTAATTTCAACAAAATTAGTGATGATGTGGCTAAAAGCAATATCAAGCAGACTTTAGACAATGCCAATAAGGCTGTTGCCGATTTGCAGAACACAATTGCTAAAATAAACAACGGGCAGGGATCATTGGGCTTGCTGCTTAACGATGATAAAATGTATAATAACCTGAGAGATGCATCGGCCAACTTGAACAACCTGTTTATTGATATTAAGGCACACCCAAAAAGCTACGTAAGCTTCTCGGTATTTGGCGGCGGTAAAAAGAAAGATTAA
- a CDS encoding HesB/IscA family protein, which translates to MVTITDKAKSKIDHLMQDAGMDTSYFLRVSVQGGGCSGLSYNLDFDNEEKKGDQFFEDKGIRMALDMKSFLYLAGTELDFSDGLNGKGFNFHNPNATRTCGCGESFSV; encoded by the coding sequence ATGGTAACTATAACAGATAAAGCAAAAAGCAAAATTGATCACCTGATGCAAGACGCGGGAATGGATACTTCCTATTTTTTACGCGTATCGGTTCAGGGTGGTGGTTGTTCCGGCTTATCATACAATCTTGATTTCGATAACGAAGAAAAGAAGGGCGATCAGTTTTTTGAAGATAAAGGCATCAGGATGGCGCTTGATATGAAATCGTTTTTATACCTGGCCGGTACCGAATTGGATTTTAGCGATGGATTAAATGGTAAGGGATTTAACTTCCATAATCCCAATGCAACACGTACATGTGGTTGCGGCGAGAGTTTCTCGGTTTAA
- a CDS encoding putative LPS assembly protein LptD: MKFISLFFLLLVIFIFRVYSSPHDVKVSYSNVADTIIHLDSVKDKKLLKKKPVILKDTINIKGKRSASDTSKKGMKTLPDTSKKGKEGFQTEIKYTSKDSSRADNVNKVLYLWGNARVTYDDVELDADYIRVDQKNHLIYASGLPDPRTKKYANRPIFKQKDDKPLVADSLTFNYVTKKGKIFNAASEQDGNFISGGTAKRLNDQEVAYKNVLFSTCDLPYPATHFGIVITKGIAEKHRIISGPAYLEIEGVPLPLFIPFGFFPKPDQRSSGVILPTFGEDTQLGFYLKGFGYYLGISDYVDLTTTGSYYTKGSYDLSSTARYLKKYKYQGTLTLSYGSHKYGLETDPAQKDFNIQWSHSQDPAAHPGTTFSASVNAGTSSFYQNSPAQTNYNIQALTQNTLSSSIAYGKTWAGSPFNFTANISHRQDITKKTLTLELPSFSLNMATLSPFDSKDRVGEQKWYQRITVGYSLQGTNKVSDLPESELFKSNTLSKRFQNGFSQQIPVSLSLNILKYFQFSSSINYNERDYFQTIRKHYARGSISGADSIVVDTVQGFRRAGDYQISSGFSTKLYSTVLFKKGRLKAIRQVITPNVSFSYRPDFSEPKYGYYNTIVSNATIPYPYTYQTYSIFEQSVYGGPSGGKSASINFSVDNTIEAKMAAKSSDTSGLDKKIPILQGLSFSGSYNLIADSMKLSTLGFSGRTSLFNQKLGINFGGTLNPYVNQVRDSISNGQIVRYAHMINRYTWQDGKFPALTQFNLSMDISLNSASLKHPSNAGQQQNANTLASMTPNQADRLALINSNPNAFVDFNVPWNINLSYSFYYTNSGVSTTVSNTLNFNGDINVTSKWKLQYTSGFDVRQGKVSTTSLSIYRDLHCWDMSFQWIPFGYYKFYSVDLKVKASILQDLKLSKRKDYYNNN; the protein is encoded by the coding sequence TTGAAATTTATAAGTCTCTTTTTTCTTTTATTGGTGATTTTCATCTTCCGGGTATACTCCTCGCCTCACGATGTAAAAGTAAGCTATTCCAACGTGGCCGATACTATTATTCATCTTGATTCTGTTAAAGATAAAAAACTCCTCAAAAAAAAGCCGGTAATTTTAAAGGATACAATTAACATCAAAGGTAAACGATCAGCCTCCGATACCTCGAAAAAAGGCATGAAAACCTTGCCCGATACTTCCAAAAAAGGTAAGGAAGGTTTCCAAACTGAAATTAAATATACTTCTAAGGATTCCTCGCGTGCAGATAATGTAAACAAAGTGTTGTATTTATGGGGAAATGCCCGCGTAACTTATGATGATGTTGAACTCGATGCAGACTATATACGCGTTGACCAAAAAAATCACCTGATATATGCCAGCGGCTTACCCGATCCGCGGACAAAGAAATATGCCAACAGGCCAATTTTCAAACAAAAGGATGATAAGCCTCTGGTTGCCGATTCGCTAACGTTTAACTATGTAACCAAAAAGGGAAAAATTTTTAACGCGGCGTCTGAGCAGGATGGGAACTTTATTTCCGGCGGTACTGCTAAAAGGCTGAACGATCAGGAAGTTGCTTATAAAAATGTACTTTTTAGTACCTGTGATTTGCCTTACCCCGCTACGCACTTTGGCATCGTAATTACCAAAGGGATTGCCGAAAAGCACAGAATTATATCAGGCCCCGCCTATTTAGAAATTGAAGGTGTACCGCTGCCCTTGTTTATCCCATTTGGTTTTTTTCCTAAACCCGATCAGCGTTCGTCTGGTGTAATTTTACCTACGTTTGGTGAGGACACACAACTGGGTTTTTATTTAAAAGGCTTTGGCTATTATTTAGGTATAAGTGATTATGTAGATTTAACTACTACCGGTAGTTATTATACCAAAGGATCTTACGATCTGTCGTCAACGGCGAGGTATTTAAAAAAATACAAATACCAGGGAACACTTACCCTAAGCTATGGCTCGCATAAATATGGGCTGGAAACAGATCCCGCTCAAAAGGATTTTAATATTCAGTGGTCGCATAGCCAGGATCCCGCCGCTCATCCCGGAACAACCTTTAGCGCTTCTGTAAATGCTGGTACGTCAAGCTTTTATCAAAATTCGCCTGCGCAAACCAATTATAATATCCAGGCTTTAACGCAAAATACATTAAGTTCCAGTATAGCTTATGGCAAAACCTGGGCTGGTTCGCCTTTTAACTTCACCGCCAATATATCGCACCGGCAGGATATCACAAAAAAAACACTTACGCTTGAACTGCCCAGTTTCAGTTTAAACATGGCTACGTTAAGCCCCTTTGATTCTAAAGACCGCGTGGGCGAACAAAAATGGTATCAGCGGATAACAGTGGGTTACAGTTTACAGGGAACCAATAAGGTATCTGATCTCCCCGAATCGGAACTATTTAAGTCGAACACCCTCTCAAAGCGGTTTCAAAATGGTTTCAGTCAGCAAATTCCGGTAAGCCTAAGCTTAAATATCCTAAAATACTTTCAGTTTAGCTCCAGTATTAACTATAACGAGCGCGATTATTTTCAAACTATCCGTAAGCATTACGCACGCGGAAGCATTTCCGGCGCAGATTCTATCGTAGTTGATACCGTTCAAGGTTTCAGGCGGGCTGGTGATTATCAAATCTCCAGCGGTTTTTCAACTAAGCTATACAGTACTGTGCTGTTTAAAAAAGGGCGGTTAAAAGCCATACGCCAGGTAATAACGCCTAATGTGAGCTTTTCATACCGGCCAGATTTTTCTGAACCCAAGTACGGTTACTACAACACTATTGTAAGTAACGCCACCATTCCCTATCCTTATACCTACCAAACGTACTCCATTTTTGAGCAAAGCGTTTACGGCGGACCGAGTGGGGGCAAATCGGCGTCCATTAATTTTAGCGTTGATAATACAATCGAAGCTAAAATGGCTGCTAAAAGCTCGGATACATCCGGACTCGATAAAAAAATCCCTATCCTGCAAGGGTTATCTTTCTCAGGTTCTTATAACCTGATAGCAGATTCCATGAAACTATCTACCCTGGGGTTTTCGGGTCGTACTTCTTTATTTAACCAAAAACTGGGAATCAATTTTGGAGGTACTTTAAACCCCTATGTAAACCAGGTTCGTGATTCCATTTCCAACGGACAAATTGTGCGGTATGCACACATGATTAACCGCTATACCTGGCAAGACGGTAAGTTTCCGGCCTTAACGCAGTTTAATCTTTCTATGGATATCAGCCTTAACTCGGCATCGTTAAAGCACCCCAGTAACGCGGGCCAACAGCAAAACGCCAATACCCTGGCCTCCATGACACCCAACCAGGCCGACCGCCTCGCGCTGATTAACAGTAATCCAAATGCATTTGTTGATTTTAACGTACCCTGGAACATTAATTTGAGCTATAGTTTTTATTATACTAACTCGGGCGTATCTACCACAGTATCCAACACGTTAAACTTTAACGGGGATATTAATGTTACCTCTAAGTGGAAATTACAGTATACATCGGGCTTCGACGTTAGGCAAGGTAAGGTAAGTACAACCTCATTGTCTATTTATCGTGATCTGCATTGCTGGGATATGTCGTTCCAGTGGATACCCTTTGGATATTATAAATTTTACAGTGTAGATTTAAAAGTTAAAGCCTCGATATTACAGGACCTGAAATTGAGTAAGAGGAAAGATTACTATAATAATAATTAA
- a CDS encoding IscS subfamily cysteine desulfurase, whose product MNLPIYLDNNATTPMDPRVLDAMLPYFTTKFGNAASRNHPFGWVAEEGVDYAREQVAKLIGASEKEIIFTSGATESDNLGIKGVFEMYKDKGNHVITCTTEHKAVLDTCKHIEKLGARVTYLPVQADGLLDLNLLEQSMTSETILVCIMYGNNEIGVIQPIKEIAAIAHKHGALFMTDATQAVGKIPVDVNKDGIDILAMSAHKMYGPKGVGALYVRRKGPRVKVTAQMDGGGHERGMRSGTLNVAGIVGLGKACEICALDMEADTKRLSALRDKLEKSLTELEESYVNGNVEHRLPHVANISFKYVEGEGLMMAMKDLAVSSGSACTSASLEPSYVLKNLGLSDDLAHSSIRFGLGRFTTEEEVDYAIEVTKKAVTHLRELSPLWEMFKEGIDLDSIEWAEH is encoded by the coding sequence ATGAACCTTCCAATATATTTAGATAATAATGCCACTACCCCGATGGATCCAAGGGTTTTAGATGCGATGTTGCCCTACTTTACAACTAAGTTTGGTAATGCAGCAAGCCGGAACCATCCATTTGGCTGGGTAGCCGAAGAAGGCGTTGATTATGCCCGCGAACAGGTTGCCAAATTAATTGGCGCATCCGAAAAAGAAATTATATTTACATCAGGTGCTACAGAATCAGACAACTTGGGTATCAAGGGTGTGTTTGAAATGTACAAAGATAAAGGTAACCATGTTATTACCTGTACTACAGAACATAAAGCTGTTTTAGATACCTGCAAACATATTGAAAAATTAGGCGCAAGGGTAACTTACCTTCCGGTACAAGCTGATGGCTTACTCGACCTGAATTTGCTTGAACAAAGCATGACCAGCGAAACCATATTGGTTTGTATTATGTATGGCAATAACGAGATTGGCGTAATACAGCCGATTAAAGAGATAGCTGCTATAGCTCACAAACACGGAGCGCTGTTTATGACTGATGCTACCCAGGCAGTTGGTAAGATACCCGTTGATGTAAATAAAGACGGTATTGATATTTTGGCTATGTCGGCACATAAAATGTACGGCCCTAAGGGCGTTGGTGCATTATATGTACGCCGTAAGGGACCAAGGGTTAAAGTTACCGCCCAGATGGACGGAGGCGGCCATGAGCGCGGCATGCGTTCTGGAACATTAAACGTAGCCGGTATTGTTGGCTTGGGTAAAGCCTGCGAAATTTGCGCTTTGGATATGGAAGCCGATACCAAACGCTTATCTGCTTTGCGCGATAAACTGGAAAAATCATTAACCGAGTTGGAAGAAAGCTATGTAAACGGCAATGTTGAGCACCGTTTACCACATGTAGCCAATATATCGTTTAAATACGTTGAAGGCGAAGGGTTGATGATGGCCATGAAAGATCTGGCCGTATCATCAGGTTCGGCTTGTACTTCAGCGTCGCTTGAACCATCTTATGTTTTGAAAAACTTAGGTTTATCTGATGATTTGGCTCACTCGTCTATCCGTTTCGGTTTAGGGCGTTTTACCACCGAAGAAGAAGTTGACTACGCCATAGAAGTTACCAAAAAAGCAGTTACCCACTTGCGCGAATTATCGCCACTTTGGGAAATGTTTAAAGAAGGTATAGACCTTGACTCGATTGAGTGGGCAGAACATTAA